The Pseudomonas baetica genome includes a region encoding these proteins:
- a CDS encoding Ldh family oxidoreductase, whose translation MSAPHDPVPAAVSSTLSLEALTHLLETIFLKHGTSAEVARSLAANCANAERDGAHSHGVFRIPGYVSTLNSGWVNGCAVPQVEDVASGFVRVDAGNGFAQPALAAARPLLIEKARSAGIAVLAIRNSHHFAALWPDVEPFAEEGLVALSVVNSMTCVVPHGADRPLFGTNPIAFAAPRAGGAPIVFDLATSAIAHGDVQIAARKGERLPAGMGVDSLGQPTQDPKAILEGGALLPFGGHKGSALSMMVELLAAALTGGNFSFEFDWNNHPGAKTPWTGQLLIVIDPGKAAGQSFAERSQELVRQMHGVGLKRLPGDRRHLQRARSLAGGIVLDEQTLAQLRELAAS comes from the coding sequence ATGTCTGCGCCACACGATCCTGTTCCTGCTGCTGTTTCGTCCACCTTGTCACTTGAAGCGCTGACCCATCTGCTCGAAACGATTTTTCTCAAGCATGGCACGTCTGCCGAGGTCGCCCGTTCGCTGGCGGCCAATTGCGCCAACGCCGAGCGCGACGGAGCCCACAGTCACGGGGTGTTCCGGATTCCCGGGTACGTCTCGACCCTGAACAGCGGCTGGGTCAACGGCTGCGCTGTGCCGCAGGTTGAAGACGTGGCATCGGGGTTTGTCCGCGTCGATGCCGGCAACGGTTTTGCTCAACCGGCGCTGGCGGCGGCTCGACCGTTGTTGATTGAAAAGGCGCGCAGCGCCGGCATCGCCGTGCTGGCGATTCGTAACTCCCACCACTTTGCGGCGCTCTGGCCGGATGTCGAGCCGTTTGCCGAAGAGGGGCTGGTGGCGCTGAGCGTGGTCAATAGCATGACCTGCGTGGTGCCGCACGGCGCTGATCGACCGTTGTTCGGCACCAACCCGATTGCCTTTGCCGCGCCCCGGGCCGGCGGCGCACCGATAGTCTTCGACCTGGCCACCAGCGCGATCGCCCATGGCGACGTGCAGATCGCCGCGCGCAAGGGTGAGCGCTTGCCCGCCGGAATGGGCGTGGACAGCCTCGGCCAGCCGACTCAGGACCCCAAGGCGATTCTTGAAGGCGGGGCACTGCTGCCATTTGGCGGGCACAAGGGGTCGGCCCTGTCGATGATGGTCGAACTGCTCGCCGCTGCGCTGACCGGCGGCAATTTTTCCTTTGAATTTGACTGGAACAATCATCCCGGAGCGAAAACACCGTGGACCGGGCAGTTATTGATTGTCATCGATCCGGGCAAGGCCGCCGGGCAGAGTTTCGCTGAGCGCAGCCAGGAACTGGTGCGGCAGATGCACGGCGTGGGCCTGAAGCGTTTGCCGGGCGATCGACGGCATTTGCAGCGGGCCAGATCGCTGGCTGGGGGGATTGTGCTGGATGAACAAACGCTGGCGCAATTGCGCGAATTGGCTGCTTCGTGA
- a CDS encoding LysR family transcriptional regulator, translating to MLGQLHDVDLQLLRLFVRVVECGGFSAAQGELGLSQSSISQQMAKLETRLGYRLCSRGKGGFSVTPKGEQLLIAIRTLFESIETFRHQSNGVVGRLMGEVRLGISEAVDQSVLQRIAEAIRRFRERDESVRIELISAMPGEMERLLLQQRLDLAIGYFSQVQSAFDYRQLFSETQHLYCAPGHPLFTDDAPSDAALEVCDRVDHPYRFLRFDEPFQGKHCSARSEQVEGTLAFILSGKHVGYLPEHYARGWQEKGLLRPVREGKLSFEVAFHLARHRAQVPGDAQKAFEEDLLAAFA from the coding sequence ATGCTCGGGCAGCTTCACGATGTCGATCTGCAACTGCTGCGCCTGTTCGTGCGGGTGGTCGAGTGCGGCGGTTTCAGCGCTGCGCAAGGCGAACTTGGCCTGAGCCAATCAAGCATCAGCCAGCAAATGGCCAAACTGGAAACACGTCTGGGCTATCGCCTGTGCAGCCGTGGCAAGGGCGGTTTCAGCGTGACGCCCAAGGGTGAGCAATTGTTGATCGCTATTCGCACGCTGTTCGAATCGATTGAAACCTTCCGCCATCAATCCAACGGTGTCGTCGGGCGTTTGATGGGTGAGGTGCGTCTGGGGATTTCCGAGGCGGTTGACCAATCGGTGCTGCAACGGATAGCCGAGGCGATCCGCCGCTTCCGTGAGCGTGACGAGTCCGTGCGTATCGAGTTGATCAGCGCCATGCCCGGCGAGATGGAACGTTTGCTGTTGCAACAGCGACTGGATCTGGCGATCGGTTATTTCTCGCAGGTGCAGAGCGCGTTCGACTACCGCCAGTTGTTCAGTGAAACCCAGCATTTGTACTGCGCGCCGGGCCATCCGTTGTTTACCGATGACGCGCCCAGTGATGCGGCGCTAGAAGTCTGTGACCGGGTCGATCATCCGTATCGGTTTCTGCGTTTTGATGAGCCGTTTCAGGGCAAGCACTGCTCGGCGCGTTCGGAGCAGGTCGAGGGCACGCTGGCGTTTATTTTGTCAGGCAAACATGTCGGTTATCTGCCGGAACACTATGCGCGTGGCTGGCAGGAGAAAGGGTTGTTACGGCCCGTGCGCGAAGGTAAGTTGAGTTTTGAAGTGGCGTTTCACCTGGCCCGGCACCGGGCGCAGGTACCCGGGGATGCACAGAAGGCATTTGAAGAGGATTTACTGGCTGCGTTTGCTTGA
- a CDS encoding LysR family transcriptional regulator, with protein sequence MSQMNIATVDLNLLKVFEALHEESSASRAALRLGVTQSAVSAALRRLREVYGDQLFVRTGRGLAPTLKANQLKPVISEALNKCRQSLAMVDPAANQYDGRSVTVGLSDDFEIAYGRRLIEEIARCAPKLRLILRQTHSQIVARALMERSIDLAITAGGFAERMLSRQVLGEGGYACLVDPASLAPGQQQMDLEEFVAREHLLVSSGGFIGITDEGLAAVGLSRRVCASTTHFAALPWLLKGSQAVATIPAHAAECIAALSGLTLLPCPLALPRYPIELGWRTNTQIDPVVVKVREAIAACLSTN encoded by the coding sequence ATGAGCCAAATGAATATCGCCACGGTCGACCTCAACTTGCTGAAAGTCTTCGAAGCCCTGCATGAGGAATCCAGCGCCAGCCGCGCCGCGTTGCGCCTGGGCGTGACGCAATCGGCGGTCAGTGCGGCATTGCGCCGTTTGCGTGAGGTGTATGGCGATCAGTTATTCGTGCGTACCGGACGCGGTCTGGCCCCGACGCTCAAGGCCAATCAACTGAAACCGGTGATCAGCGAGGCGCTGAACAAGTGCCGGCAAAGCCTGGCGATGGTCGATCCGGCCGCCAATCAGTACGACGGCCGTTCAGTCACTGTTGGCCTGTCAGATGATTTCGAAATCGCCTACGGTCGCCGTCTGATTGAGGAAATCGCCCGCTGCGCGCCGAAGCTGCGGCTGATCTTGCGCCAGACTCACAGCCAGATCGTCGCCCGTGCGTTGATGGAGCGCAGCATCGACCTGGCGATCACCGCCGGCGGGTTTGCCGAACGCATGCTCAGTCGTCAGGTATTGGGTGAAGGCGGTTATGCGTGCCTGGTCGATCCGGCGAGCCTGGCGCCCGGCCAGCAACAGATGGATCTGGAGGAGTTCGTCGCCCGCGAGCACCTTCTGGTGTCGTCCGGCGGTTTTATCGGCATTACCGATGAGGGGCTGGCGGCGGTCGGGTTGAGCCGTCGGGTTTGCGCCTCGACCACGCACTTTGCCGCATTGCCCTGGCTGCTCAAGGGCAGTCAGGCGGTCGCGACGATTCCAGCGCATGCCGCCGAGTGCATTGCCGCGCTCAGCGGACTGACGCTGCTACCCTGCCCGCTGGCCTTGCCGCGCTACCCGATCGAACTGGGCTGGCGCACCAATACACAGATCGATCCGGTGGTGGTCAAGGTACGCGAGGCCATCGCCGCTTGCTTGAGCACGAACTGA
- a CDS encoding GNAT family N-acetyltransferase: MDETPTLHTERLILRPLELADAEAVQQRFAHWEVVRYLNAAVPWPYPEDGALTYLRDIALPAVAAGKEWHWSIRLQSAPEQLIGNISLMDQPDNHRGFWLAPEWQGQGLMTEASTAVTDYWFKTLDRPLMRVPKAAPNIGSRKLSERAGMRLIRTDEADFVSGRLPREIWEISREEWLQKP; this comes from the coding sequence ATGGACGAGACACCGACGTTGCACACCGAACGGCTGATTCTGCGCCCCTTGGAACTGGCGGATGCCGAGGCGGTACAGCAACGCTTTGCGCACTGGGAAGTGGTGCGTTATCTGAACGCCGCCGTGCCATGGCCGTACCCGGAAGATGGCGCCCTTACCTATCTGCGAGACATTGCGCTCCCGGCCGTCGCGGCCGGCAAGGAGTGGCATTGGTCGATTCGTCTGCAATCGGCACCTGAGCAGTTGATCGGTAATATCAGCCTGATGGATCAACCGGACAACCACCGGGGCTTCTGGCTGGCGCCCGAGTGGCAAGGTCAGGGCCTGATGACCGAGGCCAGTACGGCCGTTACCGATTACTGGTTCAAAACCCTCGACCGCCCACTGATGCGGGTGCCGAAAGCGGCGCCGAATATCGGCTCGCGCAAACTCTCCGAGCGCGCGGGGATGCGCCTGATTCGCACCGATGAAGCCGATTTCGTCAGCGGCCGACTGCCTCGGGAAATCTGGGAAATCAGCCGCGAAGAATGGCTGCAAAAACCTTAA
- a CDS encoding dermonecrotic toxin domain-containing protein — protein sequence MAPVKEQQRHLELLQQWHNSASDDKDYLDNVADLTSHVKQRLKTLLDERFPNSKLDPQDIQITPNLALAGPARSLTGFALNHVNVAQGTGFKITSKTSKVIPTALDQQAVKQLLLSLDVSSTYAAKVSKTLTDDTARKQRFIRQLPWQLLQHAHSLKLQGALSDNAFEHISQVFDMPDGSARATVTGAHAVISPLSLIKTVGATAVKALGLYVVSPGSGQKGPTVLYAPYFDTVFQEFETPASLISALNTPGPLQSLLLRRLPGAQQAVFRSLLQSSVGETSEMTLDPQPISGHLLEQLFSDNTNLLKQFLGCQTLTDAQADWETVKHLFSDGFKRVTGLHPGKLAYLPFLWQAYKDFEDSAENLQAHHWRRALRSFIDGAVQMVTAGRLSLEDSPVSDSADEPQTAAPNENPPAAAEPTFAPAWKDIQPTSSLRTSLQRYEATTIALKDLVHDAAKATYLDSASQTTYAAIDGKALRIKNDGATWRLFDGKNYGHALRKKDTSLVLDRSARTIRFGKALSKLNRREAPDFTTSLLLNIEAQGMKEIRRKHPLKAWMLVQAVDLARYYAFNSLHNLTQLKNKVANTRLEAFLKSFFGVKTIDADLLGKIHETIVPICNALVDPTEDLMNTDRFVVGSNKYPHSDMTAFVLDDDAEKKVHFTERFFDQRLDWYKTGMTEPFNVEGHAQAALLIHEFAHQVSKAEDIVMVEARRPFADLISTQTTIGKLLKQAQEDHQHHVLSLTTPREQLFRLWSSEDHAWVGLDQIDGLSEAAACKGILKATNSTTLTEARNAFLDQNASDARVNTILLNADSVAMLICMMGRKLDL from the coding sequence ATGGCCCCCGTCAAGGAACAGCAGCGACACCTCGAACTGCTGCAGCAATGGCACAACAGCGCCAGCGACGACAAGGACTACCTCGACAACGTTGCCGACCTGACCTCCCACGTCAAACAACGCCTGAAGACGCTTCTCGACGAACGATTCCCCAACAGCAAACTGGATCCGCAAGATATCCAGATCACACCCAACCTGGCACTGGCCGGCCCGGCGCGCAGCCTCACCGGGTTCGCCCTCAACCACGTTAATGTCGCTCAAGGAACCGGCTTCAAAATCACCTCGAAAACATCGAAGGTGATACCGACAGCCCTGGACCAGCAAGCCGTCAAGCAGTTGCTGCTCTCGCTGGACGTATCGTCTACCTACGCTGCGAAAGTGTCCAAGACCCTGACCGACGACACGGCGCGCAAACAACGCTTCATCCGCCAGTTGCCCTGGCAATTGCTGCAGCATGCCCACAGCCTGAAACTGCAAGGCGCACTGTCCGATAACGCCTTCGAACACATCAGCCAGGTGTTCGATATGCCAGATGGCAGCGCACGGGCGACCGTCACTGGCGCGCATGCCGTGATATCACCGCTGTCGCTGATCAAAACCGTTGGCGCCACGGCGGTAAAAGCGCTGGGCCTGTATGTCGTGAGTCCGGGCAGCGGCCAAAAAGGTCCGACGGTGCTCTACGCGCCCTACTTCGACACCGTGTTTCAAGAGTTCGAAACGCCGGCCAGCCTGATCAGCGCCCTCAATACGCCGGGGCCCTTGCAGTCGCTGCTGCTCCGCCGACTGCCCGGCGCACAGCAAGCGGTATTTCGTAGCCTGTTGCAATCGAGCGTCGGTGAAACCAGCGAAATGACCCTCGACCCTCAGCCGATCAGCGGCCATTTGCTGGAACAGCTGTTCAGTGACAACACCAACCTGCTCAAACAGTTTCTCGGTTGCCAGACCCTGACCGACGCACAGGCGGATTGGGAAACGGTGAAACACCTGTTCAGCGATGGTTTCAAACGCGTTACCGGCCTGCATCCCGGAAAGCTCGCCTATTTACCGTTTCTCTGGCAAGCCTACAAAGACTTCGAGGATTCTGCAGAAAACCTGCAGGCGCACCATTGGCGACGGGCCTTGCGCTCGTTTATCGACGGCGCCGTACAAATGGTCACCGCCGGCCGTCTGTCCCTGGAAGACTCACCCGTGTCGGATTCCGCGGACGAGCCTCAGACAGCCGCCCCGAATGAGAACCCCCCTGCCGCCGCCGAACCGACCTTTGCGCCTGCGTGGAAAGACATCCAGCCGACCTCTTCGTTGCGCACCAGCTTGCAGCGGTATGAAGCAACAACGATCGCTCTCAAGGATCTGGTCCACGATGCTGCAAAGGCCACGTACCTGGACAGCGCCAGCCAGACCACGTATGCCGCCATCGATGGCAAAGCCTTGCGCATCAAAAACGATGGCGCCACCTGGCGCCTGTTCGATGGCAAAAACTATGGCCACGCGCTGCGTAAAAAAGACACTTCACTGGTACTGGACCGCAGCGCACGGACCATCCGTTTCGGCAAGGCGCTGTCGAAACTCAATCGCCGTGAAGCACCCGACTTCACCACCAGCCTGCTGCTGAACATCGAAGCGCAGGGCATGAAAGAGATTCGCCGCAAACACCCGCTCAAAGCCTGGATGCTGGTGCAGGCGGTCGATCTGGCGCGGTATTACGCCTTCAACAGCCTGCATAATCTGACGCAGCTCAAGAACAAAGTGGCCAACACCCGGCTTGAAGCCTTCCTCAAATCGTTTTTCGGTGTGAAGACGATTGACGCCGATCTGCTCGGCAAAATCCACGAAACCATCGTACCGATCTGCAACGCGCTGGTGGACCCGACGGAAGATCTGATGAACACCGATCGCTTTGTCGTCGGCTCGAACAAGTACCCGCATAGCGACATGACCGCCTTCGTGCTCGACGATGATGCCGAGAAAAAAGTGCATTTCACCGAGCGTTTTTTCGATCAGCGCCTGGATTGGTACAAAACCGGAATGACCGAACCGTTCAACGTGGAAGGTCACGCTCAGGCCGCATTACTGATTCATGAGTTTGCGCACCAGGTGTCGAAGGCCGAGGACATCGTCATGGTCGAAGCCCGGCGGCCCTTCGCCGATCTGATTTCGACCCAGACCACAATTGGCAAACTGCTCAAGCAGGCGCAGGAGGATCATCAGCACCACGTGTTGTCCCTGACCACGCCGCGTGAGCAGTTGTTCAGATTGTGGAGCAGCGAAGATCACGCGTGGGTAGGTCTGGACCAGATCGACGGGTTGTCCGAAGCAGCCGCGTGCAAAGGCATTCTCAAGGCAACCAACAGTACGACCCTGACCGAGGCGCGTAACGCCTTTCTCGATCAGAACGCGTCGGATGCGCGCGTCAATACGATCCTGCTCAATGCCGATTCCGTGGCCATGCTGATCTGCATGATGGGCCGCAAGCTCGACCTGTAA
- a CDS encoding LEA type 2 family protein produces the protein MRRLHAVVLSLLMLSLSACALFPNRDPVNINVVGIEPLTSQDLEVRFAIKLRVQNPNETAIDYNGIALDLEVNGRPLASGVSDQSGTIGRFSESVVSVPVSVSAFSVLRQTLGLSQTQTLDNLPYVLRGKLAGGLFGTLRFTDSGKLSLPKASAATW, from the coding sequence ATGCGCCGTTTGCACGCCGTCGTTCTGTCACTGCTTATGTTGTCCCTCAGTGCCTGTGCGCTGTTTCCCAATCGTGATCCGGTGAATATCAATGTGGTCGGCATCGAGCCGTTGACCAGCCAGGATCTGGAAGTGCGTTTCGCCATCAAACTGCGCGTGCAGAACCCCAACGAAACCGCCATCGACTACAACGGCATTGCATTGGATCTTGAGGTCAATGGTCGTCCGCTGGCCTCGGGCGTCAGCGATCAGAGCGGCACCATCGGGCGTTTCTCCGAAAGCGTGGTCAGCGTGCCGGTGAGCGTTTCCGCGTTCTCGGTATTGCGCCAGACCCTTGGCCTGAGCCAGACGCAAACCCTCGACAACCTGCCTTACGTGCTGCGTGGCAAACTCGCCGGCGGGCTGTTCGGCACCCTGCGGTTCACCGACAGCGGCAAACTCAGCCTGCCCAAGGCCAGCGCCGCGACCTGGTAA
- a CDS encoding carbon-nitrogen hydrolase family protein: MPKSIVAALQIGALPGGKGETLEQILSWEAAIIESGAALVVMPEALLGGYPKGEGFGTQLGYRLPQGREAFARYFANAIDVPGAETDALAGLSARTGANLVIGVIERGGSTLYCTALYFDPQAGLLAKHRKLMPTGTERLIWGMGDGSTLPVLDTQVGKLGAVVCWENMMPLLRTAMYAKGIEVWCAPTVDEREMWQVSMRHIAHEGRCFVVSACQVQASPKELGVEVANWPADRPLIAGGSVIVGPMGDVLAGPLRGEAGLLTAEIDTDELIRARYDYDVVGHYARPDVFELSVDERARPGVRFHP; encoded by the coding sequence ATGCCCAAATCAATTGTTGCCGCCCTGCAAATCGGTGCGTTGCCCGGCGGTAAAGGCGAAACCCTGGAACAGATTCTGAGCTGGGAAGCGGCAATCATCGAGTCCGGCGCGGCGCTGGTGGTGATGCCGGAAGCGCTGCTCGGCGGTTATCCGAAAGGTGAGGGGTTTGGCACGCAGCTGGGTTACCGCTTGCCGCAAGGTCGCGAAGCGTTTGCGCGGTATTTCGCCAATGCCATTGACGTGCCGGGCGCGGAAACCGACGCGCTGGCCGGGCTGTCGGCACGCACCGGCGCCAATCTGGTGATCGGCGTGATCGAGCGCGGCGGCAGCACCTTGTATTGCACGGCGCTTTACTTCGACCCACAGGCCGGTCTGCTCGCCAAGCACCGCAAACTGATGCCCACCGGCACCGAACGGTTGATCTGGGGCATGGGCGATGGCTCGACGTTGCCGGTGCTCGACACGCAGGTCGGCAAGCTGGGCGCGGTGGTGTGCTGGGAAAACATGATGCCGCTGTTGCGCACGGCGATGTACGCCAAGGGTATTGAAGTCTGGTGTGCGCCGACCGTGGATGAGCGTGAAATGTGGCAGGTCAGCATGCGCCACATTGCCCATGAGGGCCGTTGTTTTGTGGTCAGCGCCTGTCAGGTGCAGGCGTCGCCGAAGGAGTTGGGGGTGGAAGTGGCCAACTGGCCGGCGGATCGGCCGTTGATTGCCGGAGGCAGTGTAATCGTCGGGCCGATGGGCGATGTGCTGGCGGGGCCGTTGCGCGGGGAGGCGGGGTTGCTCACGGCTGAAATCGATACCGACGAATTGATCCGCGCTCGCTACGATTACGACGTGGTCGGCCACTATGCGCGCCCGGATGTGTTCGAACTCAGCGTCGACGAACGCGCCAGACCGGGAGTGCGTTTCCACCCATAA
- a CDS encoding IS3 family transposase (programmed frameshift), which produces MNTGERRSQRDYTLTFKLSVVDQVEKGELSYKEAQERYGIQGKTTVLNWLRRHGRQDWSQGASIRSKRPRSMDKPDKPLTPEQRIKELEEKLAQANQKAQFFEAVVDVLKNDFGVSVGKKAIRQVLSQEQIQGLSISRACQFMGISRQAYYKRNRACDARARHAQEVMGFVREKRLRQPRLGTRKLHNLMRTEPEMSVKVGRDRLFNILRDRRELVPRRRAYHKTTDSHHRFRRHPNLLKDGPIQVVAKAPEQVWVADITYLPTQTGVAYLSLITDAYSRKIVGHHVHESLHTESVIQAFNKALKQRTTEQHLVHHSDRGVQYCSELYQRLHAKYGITCSMTDGYDCYQNALAERVNGILKNELMLHRPKDFADAIRMVDESVQIYNNERPHLSLKYKTPDAVHRAF; this is translated from the exons ATGAATACGGGAGAAAGGCGCAGTCAGCGTGATTACACGCTGACCTTTAAATTGTCGGTCGTCGATCAAGTCGAAAAAGGTGAGTTGAGTTATAAAGAGGCTCAAGAGCGTTATGGCATTCAGGGTAAAACGACCGTACTGAACTGGTTACGCAGGCATGGTCGGCAGGACTGGAGTCAAGGCGCGTCCATTCGCTCCAAGAGACCCCGTTCCATGGATAAGCCCGATAAACCGCTGACACCCGAACAGCGAATCAAAGAGCTTGAAGAAAAGCTTGCCCAAGCCAACCAGAAAGCTCAGTTTTTCGAAGCCGTCGTTGATGTTTTGAAGAACGACTTCGGTGTTTCTGTCG GTAAAAAAGCGATCCGGCAAGTCCTCTCCCAAGAGCAGATCCAAGGCCTGAGCATTAGTCGGGCTTGCCAATTCATGGGGATTTCCCGTCAGGCTTATTACAAGCGCAACCGGGCGTGTGATGCCCGGGCCCGTCATGCTCAGGAAGTGATGGGATTCGTGAGGGAAAAGCGACTCAGGCAACCGCGCCTTGGCACCCGAAAACTTCACAATCTAATGCGCACTGAGCCAGAAATGTCCGTAAAGGTTGGTCGAGACCGTTTATTCAATATCTTGCGAGATCGGCGCGAACTGGTTCCTCGCAGGCGGGCCTATCACAAAACAACAGACAGTCATCATCGCTTTCGCCGGCATCCAAACCTGCTCAAAGATGGGCCGATTCAGGTAGTCGCCAAGGCACCAGAGCAAGTATGGGTTGCGGACATCACCTACTTACCAACGCAAACGGGTGTGGCTTATCTGAGTTTGATCACCGATGCGTACTCTCGAAAAATCGTGGGTCACCATGTCCATGAAAGCTTGCACACCGAATCGGTGATCCAGGCGTTCAACAAAGCCCTGAAGCAGCGGACAACGGAACAACACTTGGTGCACCACTCGGACAGAGGCGTTCAATACTGCTCCGAGCTTTATCAGCGGCTGCATGCCAAGTACGGCATCACCTGCTCAATGACCGATGGCTACGACTGCTACCAAAATGCATTGGCTGAGCGTGTGAATGGAATTTTGAAAAACGAGTTAATGCTGCATCGGCCCAAAGATTTTGCAGATGCCATCCGGATGGTGGACGAGTCGGTGCAGATCTATAACAACGAGCGGCCTCATCTGTCGCTGAAATACAAAACGCCCGATGCGGTGCATCGGGCGTTTTGA
- a CDS encoding nucleobase:cation symporter-2 family protein yields the protein MTASEKAPRNNDLIYGLNDRPHLTATVFAALQHVLASFVGIITPTLIMGGALGLQSEIPYLISMALFVSGLGTFVQAKRFGPVGSGLLCLQGTSFSFISVILSAGFMVKARGGGTDEILSTIFGVCFFAAFIEVVLSQFIGKLRMLITPVVTGTIITLMGLSLIKVAMTDIAGGFGAADLGAASHIFLAALVIGTIVVLNRVDVPFLRLGAIVIGLTLGYVVAWLMGTVDFASMPEVPLFSVPVPFKYGFNFDWVAFVPVAVIFLVSPLEAAGDLTANSMISRQPVKGPLYIRRIKSGLLADGLNSAMAAVFNSMPMVTFAQNNGVIQLTGVASRYVAFFIAGLLVILGLFPMIGAVLQLMPKPVLGGAELVMFGTVAVAGIKILAEAGLHRRNMLIVAISLGMGLGIAAVPEVLRELPQTLRNIFESPITVGALCAIVLNIFLPEEFIELEEDDFDPEASILQVMENPDVPAKAEPASPAAVAQLNR from the coding sequence ATGACCGCCTCTGAAAAAGCCCCGCGCAACAACGACCTGATCTACGGCCTCAACGACCGTCCGCACCTGACCGCCACCGTGTTTGCCGCGCTGCAACACGTGTTGGCAAGCTTCGTCGGCATCATCACCCCGACCCTGATCATGGGCGGCGCTCTTGGTCTGCAAAGCGAAATTCCGTACCTGATCAGCATGGCGCTGTTTGTGTCCGGCCTCGGCACGTTCGTGCAGGCCAAGCGCTTCGGCCCGGTGGGTTCAGGGTTGTTGTGCCTGCAAGGTACGAGTTTTTCCTTTATCAGCGTGATTCTCAGCGCCGGTTTCATGGTCAAGGCACGCGGTGGCGGCACCGACGAAATCCTTTCGACGATCTTCGGCGTGTGTTTCTTCGCCGCGTTCATTGAAGTGGTGCTCAGCCAGTTCATCGGCAAACTGCGCATGCTGATCACCCCGGTGGTCACCGGCACGATCATCACGCTGATGGGCCTGTCGCTGATCAAAGTGGCGATGACCGACATTGCCGGCGGTTTCGGCGCGGCGGATCTGGGCGCGGCCAGCCATATTTTCCTCGCCGCGTTGGTGATCGGCACCATCGTTGTGCTGAACCGCGTCGACGTGCCGTTTCTGCGTCTGGGCGCGATCGTCATCGGCCTGACCCTCGGCTATGTCGTCGCATGGCTGATGGGCACGGTGGATTTCGCTTCAATGCCAGAGGTGCCGCTGTTCAGTGTGCCGGTGCCGTTCAAATACGGCTTCAACTTCGACTGGGTGGCGTTCGTGCCGGTGGCGGTGATTTTCCTCGTGTCGCCACTGGAAGCCGCCGGTGACCTGACTGCCAACTCGATGATCTCCCGACAACCGGTCAAAGGCCCGCTGTATATCCGCCGGATCAAATCCGGACTGCTCGCTGACGGCCTCAACTCGGCGATGGCGGCGGTGTTCAACAGCATGCCGATGGTGACCTTCGCGCAGAACAACGGCGTGATTCAGCTCACCGGCGTGGCCAGCCGCTACGTGGCGTTCTTCATCGCCGGTCTGCTGGTGATATTGGGTTTGTTCCCGATGATTGGCGCAGTCTTGCAACTGATGCCGAAACCGGTGCTCGGTGGCGCCGAACTGGTGATGTTCGGCACCGTGGCCGTGGCCGGGATCAAGATCCTCGCCGAAGCCGGTCTGCATCGGCGCAACATGCTGATCGTGGCGATATCGCTCGGCATGGGCCTGGGCATCGCCGCGGTGCCGGAAGTGCTGCGTGAACTGCCGCAAACGCTGCGTAACATCTTCGAATCGCCGATCACCGTCGGCGCGTTGTGCGCTATCGTGCTGAACATCTTCCTGCCGGAAGAATTCATTGAGCTGGAAGAGGACGACTTCGACCCGGAAGCCTCTATCCTTCAGGTCATGGAAAACCCCGATGTGCCGGCCAAAGCTGAACCTGCCTCGCCGGCAGCGGTCGCACAGTTGAACCGCTAA
- a CDS encoding DUF883 family protein, with translation MARKSAVQAAEDQIKDQAFSELQALIEESDKLLKSSASLVGEEAETLRGQIALKLQQALDSVSSVRDRTKPAVEATESYIGGHPWQTVAISAGFGLVVGLLLGRR, from the coding sequence ATGGCCCGGAAATCCGCCGTGCAAGCCGCCGAAGACCAAATCAAGGATCAAGCCTTCAGCGAACTTCAGGCCCTGATCGAAGAGTCCGACAAACTGCTCAAGAGCAGCGCCTCACTGGTCGGCGAGGAAGCGGAAACCCTGCGCGGGCAAATCGCCCTGAAGCTGCAACAGGCGCTGGATTCGGTTTCCAGCGTGCGCGACCGCACCAAACCCGCTGTCGAGGCCACCGAAAGCTACATCGGCGGCCATCCTTGGCAGACCGTGGCGATCTCGGCCGGCTTCGGTCTGGTGGTCGGCTTGTTGCTGGGTCGTCGTTAA